AGCTAGGTCGGAATTTGTTGATGACAGCGAGGAACTTGCATTCCAGGATGCACATGCTGGCGACAACGCATCTGTCTATCAGAAGGATAACCACGAATACAGCGGACCACTAGACACGTTAGGGCTGCCGTCTCCACTGCCCAGTTTCGACTCTGTAGAGGGTATGACACCAGGCCCAACCATGACAAGTCAGATGTGGCTACAGGGCCCCAATGCATTCGAGGGGGCATGGGACGAACCCGGAATTGGATTTGATTTAATTCGGCAGATGCAGTGGGATGGTATGGGGTACTTTGGTTGATATAATTTGGCACTCTGATGTCGTTCAAGTTCGATGATACCTAGAAGTTGAATATGGTGTAGTATCTCGTCTCTAGCTATTCCTGGAAGTCATTTATCGTGAAGAATATATGCTCGTTTTATCCTCACTTTAATACCCTATTCCGCAGTCGTGAGCAATTGTGTCCCAGCGGCTTCAGAACTCGGATATCCTCGACCACTCCTTGAAACGCCGCGTACTTTACCTTAGTAGTCCTGCTCGTGCTATAAGATTTAGGAGGAATGCTGAGCGGTCGTCACATGAACTTTAATATAGTGCAGATGGTGCCATCAGGTGGATATTTGACGCTGCACTTCTCGTCTCCACCCCCGACAACCGACAATCGGCAGACCGACAGCCGATATCCTATGCATGCATTCCAGCAACCCTAACCACATATATGCTTAAAAATACCACCCACCCCATACACCATGTAGATACTTGAACAAACCCACTAAACAACACCACAAAATGACAGtaacaacagcaacaaccaaGATACCCTCCAAAAACCCCAACCTCGTAATCTTCATGCCCGACCAACTCCGCTACGACAGCCTCTCCTGCACCTCgacccccaaaaccaccttcctcaaaacccccaatatctcctctttcgCATCGCGAGGCACCCTATTCACAAACTGCTTCACCCAAGCCTCCGTATGCTCGCAATCCCGCTGCAGCATGTTCACCGGAACCTACCCACACGTCAGCGGCCACCGCAGTCTCGAAAACCTCATCAAACCCTGGGAACCCAACCTCTTCCGCAGTTTAAAAGAAAACGGCTACCACGTCGCCTGTCTCGCACCCCGCGGAGATACTTTCGCGCCGACGGTGACAGAGCTCTCCGTAGACGAATACGGGTTCCTCGAGACACCCGACTTCGTACCCCGGTTCTCGGGCGGTCGGCCCAGTGACGAGAAAGATGAGAGTATCTGGGGTCGACTGTTTTACAAGGGCTTGAGGAATGCAAAAGAAGCGAGTGAttatgatgatgctgttgtgAGGTCTGCGTTGAGGTGGCTTGAGTGTCCGCCCCAGGATAAGCCCTGGGTGCTCTTTATGCCGTTGATTTTCCCGCATTGTCCGTTTCAGGTTGAAGAGCCTTATTTTTCGCTCTATGAGAGGGATATCATCCCCGAGCCTGGGGCTGTCCCGGGGGAGAAGACGGGGTATGAACCGCGGTATATGCGGGTGATTCGGGAGCGGTATGGGACTGGGCGGGCGACACCGGAGATCTGGCGGGAGCTGAAGGCGACGTATTATGGGATGATATCGAGACTGGATGATCAGTTTGGACGGGTCGTTGGGAGATTAGATGAATTGGGGCTGTGGGATGAGACCATTACGATGTTTTTCACGGATCATGGTGAGTATCTAGGTGATCATGGGTTGATTGAGAAGTGGCCGTCTGGGCTATCTGACTCGCTTGTGCACGAGCCGTTGATTATTGCCGGTGGAGGATTGCCCAAGGGCCAG
The sequence above is a segment of the Aspergillus oryzae RIB40 DNA, chromosome 3 genome. Coding sequences within it:
- a CDS encoding uncharacterized protein (arylsulfatase A and related enzymes); its protein translation is MTVTTATTKIPSKNPNLVIFMPDQLRYDSLSCTSTPKTTFLKTPNISSFASRGTLFTNCFTQASVCSQSRCSMFTGTYPHVSGHRSLENLIKPWEPNLFRSLKENGYHVACLAPRGDTFAPTVTELSVDEYGFLETPDFVPRFSGGRPSDEKDESIWGRLFYKGLRNAKEASDYDDAVVRSALRWLECPPQDKPWVLFMPLIFPHCPFQVEEPYFSLYERDIIPEPGAVPGEKTGYEPRYMRVIRERYGTGRATPEIWRELKATYYGMISRLDDQFGRVVGRLDELGLWDETITMFFTDHGEYLGDHGLIEKWPSGLSDSLVHEPLIIAGGGLPKGQVYTGMAEMVDLVPTVLELCGIPEQFPHNGRSLVPVLRDPSLGHKEYAFSEGGFLTAEEPLLEQAPYPYDIKAALQHEDTTLVGKAVSIRSVEWTYVYRLYEPAELYHRQRDPEEMYNLAAEPKYVPVARMLEAEVLRWLVESSDLLPWAKDTRFPEVKLKSPKEQLEERLRKRDSGERN